A single region of the Vicia villosa cultivar HV-30 ecotype Madison, WI linkage group LG4, Vvil1.0, whole genome shotgun sequence genome encodes:
- the LOC131595044 gene encoding eukaryotic initiation factor 4A-15, translating into MAGVAPEGSQFDAKQFDTKMNELLTTEGQDFYTFYEEVYDSFDSMGLQENLLRGIYAYGFEKPSAIQQRGIVPFCKGLDVIQQAQSGTGKTATFCSGILQQLDYSVTECQALVLAPTRELAQQIEKVMRALGDYLGVKVHACVGGTSVREDQRILSSGVHVVVGTPGRVFDMLRRQSLRPDYIKMFVLDEADEMLSRGFKDQIYDIFQLLPSKIQVGVFSATMPPEALEITRKFMNKPVRILVKRDELTLEGIKQFYVNVDKEEWKLDTLCDLYETLAITQSVIFVNTRRKVDWLTDKMRSRDHTVSATHGDMDQNTRDIIMREFRSGSSRVLITTDLLARGIDVQQVSLVINYDLPTQPENYLHRIGRSGRFGRKGVAINFVTKDDERMLGDIQKFYNVLIEELPSNVAELL; encoded by the exons ATGGCAGGAGTTGCACCAGAGGGTTCTCAGTTTGATGCTAAGCAATTTGATACTAAAATGAATGAGTT ACTCACCACTGAAGGACAGGACTTCTACACATTTTATGAGGAGGTTTATGATAGTTTTGATTCTATGGGCTTGCAAGAGAATCTTCTCAGAGGAATTTATGCTTATG GTTTTGAGAAGCCATCAGCTATTCAGCAACGTGGAATAGTTCCATTTTGCAAGGGACTTGATGTTATACAACAGGCTCAGTCCGGAACAGGGAAGACTGCAACCTTCTGCTCTGGAATTCTGCAGCAACTCGACTACAGTGTAACAGAATGCCAGGCCTTGGTCTTGGCACCAACTCGTGAGCTTGCTCAGCAGATTGAGAAGGTTATGCGGGCACTCGGAGATTATCTAGGTGTGAAGGTGCATGCTTGTGTGGGAGGGACCAGCGTTCGTGAAGACCAACGCATTTTGTCAAGTGGTGTTCATGTTGTTGTTGGTACCCCTGGTCGTGTGTTTGACATGCTGCGCAGGCAGTCACTTAGGCCAGATTACATCAAAATGTTTGTATTAGATGAGGCTGATGAAATGCTTTCTCGTGGTTTTAAAGATCAG ATCTATGATATATTCCAGCTGTTGCCTTCTAAGATTCAAGTGGGGGTTTTCTCTGCTACAATGCCTCCTGAGGCCCTTGAGATCACAAGAAAGTTTATGAACAAACCTGTGAGGATTCTTGTTAAGCGAGATGAGCTCACCTTGGAGGGTATTAAGCAATTTTATGTCAATGTTGATAAAGAGGAATGGAAGCTCGACACACTCTGTGATCTTTACGAGACATTGGCAATCACTCAGAGTGTCATTTTTGTGAACACCAGACGGAAAGTTGATTGGCTAACTGACAAGATGCGTAGCCGTGACCACACAGTCTCTGCAACACACGGAGACATGGACCAGAATACCCGAGACATTATTATGCGGGAATTCCGTTCTGGATCTTCCCGTGTTTTAATAACTACTGATCTTCTGGCCCGTGGTATTGATGTGCAGCAAGTGTCTTTAGTTATAAATTATGATCTCCCAACACAACCCGAAAACTATCTTCATCGTATTGGTCGTAGTGGAAGGTTTGGAAGGAAGGGTGTTGCCATTAACTTTGTCACAAAGGATGATGAAAGAATGCTGGGTGACATCCAGAAGTTCTACAATGTGTTAATTGAGGAGCTTCCTTCCAATGTTGCTGAACTTCTGTGA